The following proteins are encoded in a genomic region of Planococcus lenghuensis:
- a CDS encoding alpha/beta fold hydrolase — protein sequence MILETDKATISYEVIGEGMPVLILHGLGLDRMVMKQFMEPVFEPLAGFRRVYADLPGMGESMVKSGLKGTDEMLEAILALVSFVIPGEQFLVAGHSYGGYLARGIAARLPGSVNGLFQLCPMIFPYTHERQLEARMICEQDERFIADLSEADKQEFMTDMVIQIPAIYERYTREVTPGRLARDRHFLEGPFRTTHYGFSFDPDEHAARFDAPVLIITGRQDAVVGYRDAQRLANRYLHATFAVLDEAGHYAQIEQASVTEMLTAEWLRRCKSNRRN from the coding sequence ATGATACTGGAGACGGATAAAGCGACAATCAGTTATGAAGTGATCGGTGAGGGTATGCCTGTCCTGATTCTTCATGGTCTCGGGCTGGACCGAATGGTTATGAAGCAATTCATGGAACCGGTCTTTGAGCCGTTGGCAGGATTTAGACGCGTTTATGCGGATTTACCGGGAATGGGAGAGTCCATGGTCAAGTCCGGCTTAAAGGGGACGGACGAGATGCTTGAAGCCATACTTGCGTTGGTCAGTTTTGTAATACCAGGAGAGCAATTTCTCGTAGCCGGCCATTCCTATGGCGGTTATCTGGCGCGCGGGATTGCAGCCCGTCTTCCGGGCAGCGTGAATGGCCTGTTCCAGCTATGTCCGATGATTTTTCCGTATACACATGAGCGGCAATTGGAGGCACGGATGATCTGCGAACAGGATGAGCGCTTCATTGCCGATCTGTCGGAAGCTGATAAACAAGAATTCATGACAGATATGGTCATTCAGATACCAGCCATTTACGAGCGGTATACCCGGGAAGTGACACCTGGGCGTCTGGCTCGGGACCGGCACTTTCTGGAAGGACCGTTCAGGACGACTCACTACGGGTTCTCATTTGATCCCGACGAGCATGCAGCGCGTTTCGATGCACCTGTACTGATAATCACGGGCCGCCAGGATGCTGTTGTCGGTTATAGGGATGCCCAGCGGCTGGCCAATCGCTACTTACACGCGACATTCGCCGTACTGGATGAAGCCGGACATTATGCGCAGATTGAACAGGCGTCTGTAACAGAGATGCTGACAGCGGAATGGCTGCGTCGCTGCAAAAGTAATCGGCGTAATTAA
- a CDS encoding TetR/AcrR family transcriptional regulator: protein MGKILDKFESLEPDKQQRILAAALAEFAENGFAQASTNRIVKAAEVGKGILFYYFQSKKGLYEYLVNYSLDVMLEHYLKRIDETEPDFIERLRQAAQAKMETYIKYRHVFSFMATVMLQKDSALPAHLETRLGEMTALAYEKLYSGIDRNRFRAGIDVEKAFQLIRWSIEGYQNDLTKQLEGKKLSEIDLNPYWEEFYGYLDVLKESFYEKGDRT from the coding sequence ATGGGTAAAATTCTTGATAAATTTGAGAGTCTGGAACCGGATAAGCAACAACGAATATTGGCAGCGGCACTTGCGGAATTTGCAGAGAATGGATTTGCGCAGGCATCGACCAATCGGATTGTAAAAGCCGCGGAAGTTGGAAAGGGTATTCTCTTCTACTACTTCCAGAGCAAAAAAGGACTGTATGAGTACTTGGTGAACTACAGTCTGGATGTCATGCTCGAGCATTATTTAAAGCGGATTGATGAAACAGAACCTGACTTTATTGAACGGCTCAGGCAGGCGGCTCAGGCAAAAATGGAGACATACATTAAATATCGGCATGTATTCAGCTTTATGGCAACTGTCATGCTGCAGAAGGATTCAGCATTGCCGGCTCATCTTGAAACCCGGCTTGGGGAAATGACCGCGCTGGCATACGAGAAACTCTATAGCGGAATCGACCGGAACCGTTTCCGTGCCGGCATCGATGTTGAGAAAGCGTTTCAGCTGATCCGCTGGTCGATCGAGGGTTATCAAAATGATTTAACAAAGCAGCTGGAAGGAAAAAAACTGTCTGAGATTGATTTGAACCCGTACTGGGAAGAGTTCTATGGCTACCTGGATGTCCTGAAAGAAAGCTTTTATGAAAAAGGGGATAGAACGTAA
- a CDS encoding transporter substrate-binding domain-containing protein, translating to MALDKKQGWALLTGVLSFSLLTGCSDTEEAAEETTSAWDEIQEEGVLEIGTSGTLLATSFHDEETDELTGFEVEVAREVADRLGLEAEFTELGFDEMLTSVNTGQLDMAANDIEITEERQEEFAFSTPIKYSYGVAVVREDDLSGIETLEDVEGKKAAGAATSIYMDIARELGAEPVTYDNASNEVYLRDVSIGRTDVILNDYYLSLFGVSAFPDLNITIHPDIKFNPSSVGLVMNEENTELVENVNRVLAEMLEDGTITELSKAFFGGEDVSQEPDVE from the coding sequence ATGGCTTTAGATAAAAAACAAGGCTGGGCCCTGCTGACAGGGGTCTTATCCTTTTCGCTTTTAACCGGTTGCAGTGATACCGAGGAAGCTGCAGAAGAAACCACATCCGCTTGGGATGAAATCCAGGAGGAAGGCGTATTGGAAATTGGAACATCCGGTACTCTTCTTGCCACTTCATTCCATGATGAAGAAACAGATGAACTAACAGGCTTTGAAGTTGAAGTCGCACGTGAAGTTGCTGACCGGCTCGGATTAGAAGCTGAATTCACAGAGCTTGGTTTTGATGAAATGCTGACGAGTGTTAATACGGGCCAACTTGACATGGCAGCTAATGACATCGAAATTACAGAGGAACGACAGGAAGAGTTCGCTTTTTCAACTCCAATAAAATATTCTTACGGCGTCGCTGTTGTTCGTGAGGATGATTTATCCGGCATTGAAACCTTGGAAGATGTGGAAGGAAAGAAAGCAGCTGGAGCGGCTACTTCCATCTATATGGATATTGCCCGGGAATTGGGAGCAGAACCGGTCACTTACGATAATGCATCAAACGAAGTATATCTGCGTGATGTTTCCATTGGACGTACAGATGTTATCTTAAATGATTACTACCTGTCGCTCTTTGGCGTCTCTGCATTTCCGGATTTGAATATTACTATCCATCCGGATATCAAATTCAATCCTTCTTCAGTTGGATTGGTTATGAATGAAGAGAATACGGAGCTTGTCGAAAATGTAAATCGCGTCCTGGCTGAAATGCTTGAAGACGGAACAATCACGGAACTCTCCAAAGCATTCTTTGGTGGCGAAGATGTTTCACAAGAACCTGATGTCGAGTAG
- a CDS encoding Bax inhibitor-1/YccA family protein, with product MEAHYSAVKSAGAGGSLRKVLSFLTILWTISGIGVIVGQFVPPAFILPLIVVELGLIVAMLFARRAEKMGRLLALSFALISGVTLYPVLYNYVGLLGGEVVLGVFVSTAAVFAIYGTVGYSLTKNLSAMGKYLFIALIAIVVVSLFGFFVPFSSGLSLLISAAGVLLFSLYTIYDFNQIRHQHITDAMIPLIAVNLYLDFINLFLHLLRIVAAFTRD from the coding sequence TTGGAAGCACATTATTCAGCAGTAAAAAGTGCAGGGGCAGGCGGGAGCCTGCGGAAAGTGCTATCGTTTTTAACCATTCTATGGACAATTTCAGGCATCGGTGTCATTGTGGGGCAGTTCGTGCCTCCGGCTTTCATCCTGCCGCTGATCGTCGTTGAACTCGGTCTGATTGTGGCAATGCTTTTTGCCCGCAGAGCAGAAAAGATGGGACGCTTGCTGGCACTGTCATTTGCGCTCATTTCAGGCGTTACGCTGTATCCGGTTTTGTATAATTATGTGGGTCTTCTCGGCGGTGAAGTAGTGCTTGGCGTGTTCGTCTCCACTGCAGCGGTTTTCGCCATTTACGGCACGGTCGGATATAGCCTGACGAAAAATTTATCCGCGATGGGCAAATACTTATTCATTGCGCTGATTGCGATTGTGGTCGTTTCCCTGTTTGGCTTCTTTGTGCCATTCTCAAGCGGCCTGTCCCTGCTTATCTCGGCGGCGGGCGTACTGCTGTTTTCGCTGTATACCATTTATGACTTCAATCAGATCCGCCATCAGCACATTACGGATGCAATGATTCCGCTGATTGCAGTCAATCTCTATTTGGATTTCATCAACCTGTTCCTTCACCTGCTGCGGATCGTCGCTGCCTTTACACGGGACTGA
- a CDS encoding DUF2207 domain-containing protein: protein MNEDGTADISEHHTYEFDGEFNGIIRHHSVLTRNRQHSMPHWLIY from the coding sequence GTGAATGAAGATGGGACAGCTGATATCTCAGAACACCATACGTACGAATTTGACGGGGAATTCAATGGCATTATCAGGCACCATTCGGTTCTGACAAGAAATCGTCAACATTCGATGCCTCATTGGCTGATATACTGA
- a CDS encoding BsuPI-related putative proteinase inhibitor: MEKRNWAGPLLALLFILVLAACGTEEVAPEVTEEVTEEEVQEEVLEEETENDGETTGGIVAGEVEPMIEPVDDDTYRYILKNQKEEAVTFNFTSGQRFDFALLNKAGEQLYLLSSVSTYIQALSEETIAPGEELSYEFDLPQLDLEPDTYTIKAWLTPEDGPAYEVETEYVVE; encoded by the coding sequence ATGGAGAAAAGAAATTGGGCCGGGCCTCTTCTGGCGCTGTTGTTTATACTGGTTTTAGCAGCTTGCGGTACAGAAGAAGTTGCCCCTGAAGTGACAGAAGAAGTAACAGAAGAAGAAGTTCAAGAAGAAGTCTTAGAGGAGGAAACAGAAAACGATGGAGAGACGACTGGTGGAATTGTTGCAGGTGAGGTGGAACCGATGATCGAACCCGTGGATGATGACACGTACCGCTATATCCTCAAAAATCAGAAAGAAGAAGCTGTGACCTTTAACTTTACAAGTGGACAGCGTTTTGATTTCGCTCTCCTCAACAAAGCCGGCGAACAGCTCTATCTTCTTTCTTCAGTCAGCACATACATCCAGGCACTCAGTGAAGAAACGATTGCTCCAGGTGAAGAACTCAGCTATGAATTTGATCTGCCACAGCTTGATCTTGAACCGGACACCTACACGATCAAAGCATGGCTGACACCGGAAGACGGACCAGCGTATGAAGTCGAAACAGAATATGTAGTAGAGTAA
- a CDS encoding YebC/PmpR family DNA-binding transcriptional regulator, which translates to MGRKWNNIKEKKAAKDKNTSRIYAKFGREIYVAAKQGEPDPESNQALKMVLERAKTYNVPKAIVDRAIEKAKGGSEENYDELRYEGFGPNGSMVIVDALTNNVNRTASDVRAAFGKNGGNMGVSGSVAYMFDSTAVFGVEGKTEEDVLELLLEADVDVRDIQGEEDGVIVYAEPDQFHAVQEAFRAAGVEDFTVAELTMLAQNDIELPEDAQEQFEKMIDAIEDLEDVQQVYHNVEFG; encoded by the coding sequence ATGGGGCGCAAATGGAATAATATCAAAGAGAAAAAAGCGGCAAAAGATAAAAATACAAGTCGGATCTATGCGAAATTCGGCCGGGAGATTTATGTCGCTGCCAAGCAAGGAGAACCGGATCCGGAATCGAACCAGGCTTTGAAGATGGTGTTGGAGCGAGCCAAGACGTACAATGTGCCAAAAGCGATTGTAGACCGGGCCATTGAAAAAGCGAAGGGCGGCAGTGAAGAAAATTATGATGAACTCCGCTACGAAGGCTTCGGCCCGAACGGCTCCATGGTGATTGTGGATGCATTGACGAATAATGTGAACCGGACCGCTTCAGATGTCCGGGCGGCGTTCGGTAAAAATGGCGGCAATATGGGTGTCAGCGGTTCAGTTGCTTACATGTTCGATTCAACGGCTGTTTTCGGTGTGGAAGGCAAGACGGAAGAGGATGTACTTGAGCTGTTGCTGGAAGCTGACGTGGATGTCCGGGATATCCAAGGGGAAGAAGACGGCGTAATCGTCTATGCCGAGCCTGATCAATTCCATGCAGTACAGGAAGCGTTCCGGGCAGCAGGCGTGGAGGATTTCACTGTAGCTGAACTGACCATGCTCGCCCAGAATGATATCGAGCTTCCCGAGGATGCTCAGGAGCAGTTCGAAAAGATGATTGATGCCATTGAAGATCTCGAAGATGTCCAGCAGGTTTATCACAATGTGGAGTTTGGCTGA
- a CDS encoding VOC family protein, translated as MAKITTFFMFNGQAEEAIRFYVSLFDDSEILDIMYNEDGSVLQAVFAIQGQTFMAIDSTVEHDFAFTPSVSLYVTCESDGEIDQAYNKLKSGGAILMPLDTYPFSKKFGWVQDRFGVSWQLNLPEPEQPLN; from the coding sequence ATGGCGAAAATCACCACATTTTTTATGTTCAACGGACAGGCGGAGGAAGCCATCCGCTTCTATGTCTCGCTTTTTGATGACTCGGAAATTTTGGATATCATGTACAATGAAGACGGCTCTGTGCTGCAGGCCGTTTTTGCGATCCAGGGCCAGACATTCATGGCGATTGATAGTACAGTCGAACATGATTTTGCATTCACTCCATCAGTTTCACTGTACGTTACGTGCGAATCAGATGGAGAAATTGACCAGGCATATAATAAGCTGAAAAGCGGAGGAGCGATCCTCATGCCGCTGGATACCTATCCGTTCAGCAAGAAGTTCGGCTGGGTACAGGACCGGTTTGGCGTTTCCTGGCAGCTCAATCTGCCGGAACCTGAGCAGCCGCTTAATTGA
- a CDS encoding nitric oxide synthase oxygenase, translated as MDTNLWQHAQTFIELYYHENDLPADRMTVRLDTVKEEIQRTGTYRHTAEELTYGARVAWRNSNRCIGRLFWQTLQVSDEREAQSAEDVFAALERHVVSAYNNGKIRPLITVFRPSGIRIRNHQLLRYAGYETAGDAHSKSFTAYCQRLGWKGAGTDFDLLPWVVQIGDQPPAWQEVPEHARPEVTIEHPEYAEFNDLNLKWYAVPVISDMKLEIGGIAYEAAPFNGWYMGTEIGARNLADEDRYNLLPAVAQYMGLDTRRLSSLWKDRALIELNAAVLYSFKKAGVTIVDHHTAAKQFQTFEQNEAAAHRDVTGNWVWLIPPVSPAATSIFHKRYDNAIKTPNFFHQPSSGDHREK; from the coding sequence ATGGATACGAATTTATGGCAGCATGCACAGACATTCATCGAACTTTATTACCACGAAAATGACTTGCCCGCAGACCGAATGACGGTTCGGCTTGATACAGTGAAAGAAGAAATTCAGCGGACCGGAACCTACCGGCACACAGCAGAAGAACTGACATACGGAGCACGAGTCGCCTGGCGAAACAGTAACCGGTGCATCGGCCGGCTCTTTTGGCAAACGCTGCAAGTCAGCGATGAACGGGAAGCGCAGTCCGCCGAAGATGTGTTTGCAGCACTGGAACGTCATGTGGTTTCCGCCTATAATAATGGCAAAATCCGTCCGCTGATCACCGTCTTCCGACCATCCGGCATCCGGATCCGGAATCACCAGCTCCTCCGGTATGCAGGGTACGAGACAGCTGGTGATGCGCATTCAAAAAGTTTTACCGCCTACTGTCAGCGCCTTGGCTGGAAAGGCGCCGGCACAGACTTCGATCTGCTGCCGTGGGTCGTGCAGATCGGTGATCAACCGCCTGCCTGGCAGGAAGTGCCTGAACATGCCCGCCCTGAAGTGACCATTGAACATCCGGAGTATGCAGAGTTCAACGATTTGAATCTGAAGTGGTATGCTGTTCCGGTCATTTCAGATATGAAACTCGAAATCGGCGGCATTGCGTACGAAGCTGCACCGTTCAATGGCTGGTATATGGGCACGGAAATCGGTGCACGGAACTTAGCGGATGAAGATCGGTATAATCTGTTGCCTGCTGTGGCTCAATACATGGGTCTCGATACACGCCGGCTCTCGTCCCTTTGGAAAGACCGAGCACTCATCGAGCTGAATGCAGCTGTTTTGTACTCCTTTAAAAAAGCCGGCGTGACGATCGTCGATCATCATACAGCAGCGAAACAGTTTCAGACCTTTGAACAAAACGAAGCAGCAGCACACCGGGATGTCACCGGTAACTGGGTATGGCTCATTCCGCCTGTGTCTCCTGCTGCCACTTCCATTTTCCATAAGCGCTATGATAACGCCATCAAAACACCGAATTTCTTTCACCAGCCTTCTTCTGGCGATCATAGAGAAAAATAA
- a CDS encoding DMT family transporter encodes MKEKLLFAVLIVTTTSLMGSSFAVGKIGLLYVSPLLLVGLRFTLAGAVMAIAVKLLKKPHPDQPAGWLRILVIGFFQTAAVMGCIFLSLRTISAGESAILTFTNPLLVVIFGALTLSMKFRFIQWMGVIVGFTGVVITLGGQLQLEIGTVLGFASAVAWATATLLVKRWGQGLDTWVLTAYQMLFGGLLLLAGSALLENPHFSVTAVSVGIVLWLAIMASIVQFAVWFYLLQKGNPGKVSAFLFLAPFFGVLTGWLLLDEQLGFSLLIGGALIFTGIFLVNWPGKPAPQ; translated from the coding sequence TTGAAAGAAAAACTTCTGTTTGCGGTGCTCATCGTTACGACGACGAGTTTAATGGGCTCTTCATTTGCTGTTGGAAAAATCGGACTGCTGTATGTGTCACCGCTGCTGCTCGTCGGACTGCGCTTCACATTGGCTGGCGCAGTCATGGCAATCGCCGTAAAGCTGTTGAAAAAGCCGCATCCGGATCAGCCGGCCGGTTGGCTGCGCATCCTCGTAATCGGTTTTTTCCAGACGGCAGCAGTCATGGGATGTATCTTTTTAAGCCTGCGGACAATTTCAGCAGGGGAATCAGCTATTCTGACATTTACCAATCCGCTTTTGGTCGTCATTTTCGGTGCATTAACACTTAGCATGAAATTTCGGTTTATCCAGTGGATGGGCGTGATTGTAGGATTTACCGGCGTCGTCATCACGCTCGGTGGTCAGCTGCAGCTGGAGATCGGAACCGTTCTCGGCTTCGCCAGTGCTGTTGCGTGGGCTACTGCGACACTCCTGGTGAAACGTTGGGGTCAAGGGTTGGATACGTGGGTATTGACGGCTTATCAGATGCTTTTTGGCGGTTTGCTGCTCCTTGCAGGCAGTGCACTGCTGGAGAATCCGCATTTTTCGGTGACCGCTGTGTCTGTTGGGATTGTTCTCTGGTTGGCGATCATGGCTTCAATCGTTCAGTTTGCTGTATGGTTCTACCTGCTTCAGAAAGGAAACCCGGGCAAAGTCAGTGCGTTTTTGTTTCTGGCTCCATTCTTTGGTGTGCTGACGGGCTGGCTGTTGCTGGATGAGCAGCTTGGCTTTTCACTTCTTATTGGCGGCGCACTCATTTTTACGGGGATTTTTCTTGTGAACTGGCCAGGCAAGCCGGCTCCGCAATAA
- a CDS encoding anti-sigma regulatory factor, whose protein sequence is MIAVGMEQTTLMTIDILDERGIAEARRMGREFLKQLAFRLIDQSRIITAISELARNIFNYALPGKIFLEVISRGRKTGLKLTAADEGPGIEDVSKALECGFTTSGGLGAGLPGVRSLMDEFSCTSRAGIGTTITAIKWLK, encoded by the coding sequence ATGATTGCAGTCGGAATGGAACAAACGACGCTGATGACAATTGATATTTTGGACGAGCGCGGAATCGCAGAAGCCCGCAGGATGGGAAGGGAGTTTTTAAAACAGCTCGCTTTCCGGCTGATCGACCAGTCGCGGATCATTACGGCGATTTCGGAGCTCGCACGCAATATCTTTAATTATGCATTACCCGGAAAAATTTTTCTGGAAGTGATCAGCAGAGGCCGGAAAACCGGTTTAAAACTGACCGCAGCCGATGAAGGACCGGGCATTGAAGATGTATCGAAGGCGCTGGAGTGCGGATTTACAACATCGGGCGGATTAGGGGCCGGTCTTCCGGGCGTCCGGAGCCTGATGGATGAATTCTCCTGTACTTCCCGAGCCGGCATCGGCACGACAATCACTGCAATAAAATGGCTGAAATAA
- a CDS encoding thioredoxin family protein, producing the protein MTKRLVEVFSAGCYACEDAVKQVKDLTCECEVAIYDLSDKARKGEYETKAKAYGIQSVPSVVINGKLLDCCNSKGFTIGMLQTEGI; encoded by the coding sequence ATGACAAAGCGGTTGGTTGAAGTATTTTCCGCCGGATGCTATGCCTGTGAAGATGCGGTGAAACAAGTGAAGGATTTGACTTGTGAATGTGAGGTGGCCATCTATGATTTATCCGACAAAGCCCGGAAAGGCGAATACGAAACGAAGGCGAAAGCGTATGGCATTCAGTCAGTCCCGTCAGTAGTGATAAATGGTAAACTGCTCGATTGCTGCAACAGCAAGGGATTTACGATCGGTATGCTACAGACCGAGGGGATCTGA
- a CDS encoding amino acid ABC transporter permease has protein sequence MNDIEWGLLFDPQLAIESFPYVLSGIWYTLLISVVSMVIGLIIGFFLALARTSRIAPLQWFARSYISFMRGVPILVILFLLYFGFPVIGVEFTALQAALIGFSVNSAAYMAEILRAALASVDKGQWESAQALGLSYWQIMRRIILPQSIRIAIPPLSNVLLDLIKASSLAAMITVPEIFNKARIVGAREYDLLTLLIVASLIYWGICSIMTVLQNHLERRYEQYLR, from the coding sequence ATGAACGATATTGAATGGGGCCTTCTGTTTGATCCGCAGCTGGCAATTGAATCCTTTCCTTATGTGCTGAGCGGTATCTGGTATACGCTGTTGATTTCAGTCGTGAGTATGGTCATCGGACTGATCATCGGTTTTTTCCTGGCGCTTGCGCGCACTTCACGGATCGCTCCGCTGCAATGGTTTGCCCGGTCCTATATTTCTTTTATGCGGGGTGTGCCGATTCTCGTCATCCTGTTTCTGCTCTATTTCGGATTTCCGGTCATTGGTGTGGAATTTACGGCATTGCAGGCTGCGTTGATCGGCTTCAGCGTCAACAGCGCCGCCTATATGGCGGAAATCCTCCGGGCAGCGCTTGCGTCGGTCGATAAAGGCCAATGGGAATCCGCTCAGGCGCTTGGCCTGTCGTACTGGCAGATCATGCGGCGCATTATCCTGCCGCAATCCATCCGCATTGCAATCCCGCCGCTGTCGAATGTCCTGCTCGATCTGATCAAGGCTTCATCACTCGCTGCGATGATCACCGTGCCGGAAATCTTCAACAAAGCCCGGATTGTCGGTGCACGTGAATATGATCTGCTGACACTGTTGATCGTTGCTTCACTTATTTACTGGGGCATTTGTTCTATTATGACAGTGTTGCAGAATCACTTGGAGCGGCGCTATGAGCAATATCTGCGCTGA
- a CDS encoding undecaprenyl-diphosphate phosphatase — protein sequence MSIWEFFVALILGAVEGLTEFAPVSSTGHMIIVDDLWLQSKEFLNPYVANTFKIMIQLGSILAVVVVFWRRFVDLLGLDKLFGKETIRTEGQSHLKLSQVIVGLLPAGVLGVLFEDYVDEYLFSVETVMIGLAAGAVLMLIADWVSKKYGEPTVKTVDQITYKQALIVGLFQCIALWPGFSRSGSTISGGVILGMSHRTAADFTFIMAVPIMFGASALSLVKNLEFFTLDAVPFFLVGFIFAFLFALVTIRFFLKLIDKIKLVPFAIYRLVLVAIIYVLYF from the coding sequence ATGAGTATTTGGGAGTTTTTTGTTGCACTGATTTTGGGTGCTGTGGAAGGATTAACGGAGTTTGCACCTGTTTCCTCCACAGGCCATATGATTATCGTGGATGACCTATGGCTGCAATCTAAGGAGTTTTTAAATCCTTACGTAGCGAACACATTTAAAATTATGATTCAGCTCGGTTCGATTCTGGCGGTTGTTGTCGTATTCTGGAGACGGTTTGTGGACCTTCTTGGGCTTGATAAGCTGTTCGGTAAGGAAACGATCCGTACAGAGGGACAGTCACACCTCAAGCTATCACAGGTTATTGTCGGACTTCTGCCGGCCGGCGTACTCGGCGTGCTGTTCGAAGATTACGTTGATGAATACTTATTTTCAGTAGAAACAGTGATGATCGGTCTGGCAGCGGGAGCCGTTCTTATGCTCATAGCTGACTGGGTCAGCAAAAAATATGGAGAGCCGACTGTGAAAACAGTGGACCAGATTACATACAAGCAGGCGCTGATTGTCGGCCTGTTCCAGTGTATTGCCCTCTGGCCGGGATTTTCCCGATCCGGTTCCACCATATCGGGCGGGGTCATTCTCGGCATGAGTCACCGGACAGCCGCTGATTTCACATTCATTATGGCTGTACCGATTATGTTTGGAGCAAGCGCCTTATCGCTCGTCAAGAACCTGGAGTTCTTCACGCTAGATGCAGTGCCGTTTTTCCTTGTCGGGTTCATCTTCGCATTTTTATTTGCCCTTGTTACCATCCGTTTCTTCCTGAAGCTGATTGATAAAATCAAACTCGTGCCATTCGCCATTTACCGGCTTGTGTTGGTAGCTATCATTTACGTTCTGTATTTCTGA
- a CDS encoding FusB/FusC family EF-G-binding protein, which produces MEPFIRNDQYNFIRRQVQRLVNGHSTVADQSVLQALESLVEEKVLGRFGQLTDEQRWLLDPLSHIQDKEEAERFLAHLKPYLIPFNDVNEQTVKKLFPKAKKLKVPALVKTDLREFSYVGWDDIGSQRRYLILQQDGKLVGVSGSFNSSMKKGICAFCNNHTETGLFLSETKGSTQDTFVKKGNYICRDSRTCNRNLTSLERIEEFVDRLQS; this is translated from the coding sequence ATGGAACCATTTATCAGGAATGACCAGTATAATTTTATCCGGCGACAGGTTCAGCGGCTGGTCAATGGTCACTCGACAGTTGCGGATCAGTCAGTGCTCCAGGCACTTGAGTCACTTGTAGAGGAAAAAGTGCTGGGGCGGTTCGGGCAACTGACAGATGAACAGCGGTGGCTGCTTGACCCTCTCTCGCACATTCAGGATAAAGAAGAGGCCGAGCGCTTTCTGGCGCACTTGAAGCCTTACTTGATTCCGTTTAATGACGTCAATGAACAGACCGTGAAAAAACTGTTTCCGAAAGCGAAAAAACTGAAGGTGCCGGCGCTGGTGAAAACCGATTTACGGGAATTCTCCTATGTCGGCTGGGATGACATCGGGTCACAGCGGCGGTATTTGATCCTGCAGCAGGACGGCAAGCTTGTCGGTGTATCAGGCAGTTTCAACAGCAGCATGAAAAAAGGCATTTGCGCATTCTGCAATAATCACACGGAGACCGGTCTGTTCCTGTCTGAAACAAAGGGATCGACGCAGGATACCTTTGTGAAAAAAGGAAATTATATTTGCCGCGACAGCCGTACATGTAACCGGAATCTGACTTCACTGGAGCGCATCGAAGAATTCGTTGACCGGCTCCAGAGCTGA